From the Theropithecus gelada isolate Dixy chromosome 16, Tgel_1.0, whole genome shotgun sequence genome, the window gacagggaagggggaggaggtcAGGCCCGGGACACAGTCCACCTCACTCCACCCCAGGGTCCAGCCCAGGCAGGAGAGACCTCCCCTCTTCCCTGAAGGCACAGGGCCCCCGGGGCCCTGGCTGCTCCCCTTCTTCCATCCCAGGCAGCAGCTACTCCCAGGGGCTCTGCCCCACCCCTGCTCCTTAAGGAGAGGCCCCCTCCACTTGGAACCCTGGCTCCTCCCACTCTGGCCCCAGCACCTTAATGGTGAAGGCCACTTGCAGGGGTCCACGCCGGCCCActagccacactgtcttcactCGACTCTGCCTCAGTACACCCAGGGCTGCCTTCGTGATGTCCGTTCTCTGGCACAAAAGGAGGGCCTTGGAGTCATCAGACTCTGACCCAGGAAAGGGCACTCTCCATTTGGTCATGTCCCCACCGTGGGCCATAAGGCTGGCGgcccaaaattgcaccactgctccCCCCTGGTGGCCAGATGGAGCATTGCTGCCAACTCTGCAAATGGCTCCAACTAATAGCACACCAGACCCACACGgtcattcaacaagtattcacTGGGCCTCTACCATGTGCTCCCCGACATGCGAAGAGCTTGGAGGAGCAGGGGTGGTCAATGGTGAGCAAAAGAGACAAGGAGCAGACCCTCACAGAGCTTCGGATCTGCTGGGGAGATAAATACTCATCAAATACTCATCAATGTGTGTAAAATTGCCGTGGCGATAACAGGCTGTGAAACAGAAGCAGACGGGGCCATGGGAGGAGGCATGATGGGGGAGTGGACCAATTCAGGGACGTTCTGGTGGAAAGGACAACTGAGCCAAGATCTCAAAGGTGAACTTTAGCTGTTaactggtgggaggtgagtggGGATGATCCAAGCAGGGGATGGTGTGAGCAAGGGTCCTGTGGCATACtgaagaataagagaaaaacgccactgagctggagtgcagaaagtgaagggaaaaTGGTCGAAGAGGAAGCTCATGGCACTGCCCTTCAGAGGGCCTCTGCCTGGGCACCACAGGGAAACAGAGGCACTGAGTCCAGCTTGGAGAGGTGAGGCCTGAACCCTGCAGACAAGGGCACTCTCTCCTCAGGGTGACTCCACCTCCACGCCCCCCCAGCCCCGACCTAACACTCACCTCCAGGTGCTCAGGTGGGGTCAGTAGGATGCGGGCCACATCCAGAGCCACGTTCCCCTGCCCCAGAATCACGGCTGTGTCACAGCTCAAGTCTGGCTCCAGCTGGAGGGGAAAGGTCTCGATAGGGTCCCCCGGCCTTGCTCCACTCAGCTCATCTCAGTCTGCAGGTGCCTCACGCCTGGTCCCCACTGTGCCCTGGGGCTTCCCCACACTGGTAAAGTCCACAACTCTggtccctcctcccccacctggACCCAGCTCTCCCCCAAGGTCCTCCACAGCtggcctcccacctcagtcagCATGAGGTCACATCTCGCCATTGAATGGcagctccctccctctttccccaggGCTGGCATTAAAAGGCTGAGGGGCGGGGAGGAAGAGGCAGCAGGCATGCTCCCCAAACTCACCTCCCGGTTCTCAGGAAGCCCGTTGTACCAGCCCACGAAGGCCCGGGCGGAGCACACACCTGGCAGCTCCTCACCAGGAATTTCCAGGGCCCGATGGTCCTCTGCCCCGTAGCTCTGATGAAAGATGGCAGGCCCGAGACCCACAGCCCTCAACACCAGCACTGATGGGCCGGGCAGCCCCCCAGGCTCCCAGTGGCCTCCTTCCAGCTTCTCCTCAGCAGCTTGCATCCTGGCCTCACCCCTGCTGCCTTCCACCCCCAGCCACCAGTCCCcttctgcagcccctgcctccccgACCTAGGGCCTAGCTGCACTCACCAGCACCACAGCATGGTAGGCCTCCCGCAGCTCCGGCACCGTCACGTCCCTGCCCACCTCCACGTTGCCCCAGAAGGCACAGCGGCCAGAGTGGGCCGTCTGGGTAAATGTGTTGATGACATTCTGCCAGGTCCCCCGGGAATGGGAGGGGTTAGAGGGTGAGGTAGCTCCAGGGTCCACGTCTGCACCACCCTCACCACTCTGTGTCCCCAGGATGAAAGCTGGGTGGCATCGGCACAGACAACATGAAGTCCTGTCATCCAGCCAGGGAGCCTCCCTGCCCTCCTCATCTTGACCAAAGCCTCCAAACCCCAGCCTCCAGGCCCACAGAGACCCACCTTCACCTCGGGGTGATCAGGCGCCACGCCAAAGCGCACCAGGCCAAAGGGCACGGGCTGCTTCTCGTAGATGTCCACGTGGGCCTGGGGGTGCTGCTGGGAACAGGGTGGCAGCTGGTGGGGCTGAGAGAGAGGCTGGGACCCCCCAGGTCCTCCCCTTCCCCAGACAGAGCAGGAGAGTTCAGGACTCTGGGCTGAGAACACAAGGTTTCCACCCTCTGCAAGGAAAAAGAGCACTCACTCCTCGCGGCGGCTCGCGCCTGTcagcccagcactgtgggaggctgaggcgggtggatcacctgaggtcaggagtttgagaccagcctgaccaacatggtgaaaccccgtctctactaaaaacacaaagattagctgggcatggtagtaggcacctgctactcaggaggctgaggcaggagaatcgcttgaacccgggaggcagagtttgcagtgagccaagatcacgcaactgtactccagcctgggtgacagagcaagactctgtctcaaaaaaaaaaagaaaagaaaagaaaaaaggagacgGCCAGCCCTTGGAGATGGGGAGAAATGTGGCCAGCTGAGGAGGCTGTGGCTTTCCCCAGGTGGCATTGTATCAGGGCGGCTTCTTGATCTTCTCAGGTCAAGCGCAACCCGCAGCCCTGGCCTCCAACCCTTCGACACTTGGGACCCTCAGGTCCCAGCCAGTCTGAGGACCTAAGGGCCACCCTCCAAATTCACAGGTGCCTTAGCTCTAGTGCCCAGGACCACGCTCTGGGAAAAGGGGAGCAGCAGGACAGGGAGGGGGCAGAGCTGGGGATTCATGGGGGAGAGAGGTGGAAATGGGCCTGCTCCCAGTCTTAGAGAGACAGTCTCAGGCAGTGGTTCTGTGCTGACCGCCTTCCCGGGGCACCTCGAGAGGCCATGTGGAAGGCACAGGGTCGGGGGTCCAGCAGGCAAGTCtggtctggctctgccaccaacCAGTCACATGATCCCAGCAAGTCTCAGGGCCTCCCCAGGTCTCAGTCTCCCCCTCTGCACACTAGGACAGATGACAGCTCCCTCTCACAGCTGCTGGGAAGCATCAGGAGGTCAGGGTGGTGGGACTCCGGGCCACAGGCCGGTTAGCAGTAAAGCAGTTAGGGGTGCTACGGCTGACACGCCCAGCCCCCCATCCTATCATAGGTCTTCACTATGACACCTCCAGCTTCACTGGGACTCAAGGCAAATAAGCCCCTGCCCATCAGTCTCCCTACCCACAACTAAGGCTCCCACCCACCTCCTCACCTTTGCTCAAATCCCCTCTTCCCCTCCACTCCCCTGCCTGCACCCAAGTccaccctcccccacctcctgcctctcTCCATCCCAGGCCAGCCACAGGGGGCTCCCCAAACCACCTCCCTCAAGGCCCACGATGTTGTACCCACAAAGCGCTCCCAGCTTGGAGTCAAACAGGTAGCCTTGGGTGCCAATCCCAGCTCCAGCACTAGCTGGCTTATGGCCTGGGCAAAGTTTCTTCTCTGTCCAAAACAAGAGCCCTGCGGCGTCCTGCTCAAGGTTAAATGAGTAATCAGGCAGCCCGGGGTGCAACCTACTCTGAGTGTTCAATCAAGAAGGGAGCTATCATTACTATTCTGTTGTTGTATGTCACTGCCTTGCTCAAAAATCTTCGCTGGGGCCCAGTGCCACAGCATAAAGTTCAAACTGCTCGGCCTGGAGGTCAACACCTCACCCAACCGACCTCTCTATCCTTATCTTCCATTCTTTCCTGTGACGGATCCTTCACTCTGGGTCACGTTGTCCTCTCCAGGGCCACCTCCGGAACACTAAGTCTGCCAGATATTCTTACCCTTATCTCTCGTGGCTGACCTCATCTTCcaggtttccttccttcctccctccctccctccctcccgtccCTCTAGCTGCTCCCCGCTAACAAGGACATTCTCTGAGGTTCTTCCGATGTGgccccccttcctcctccctggggATTTAACCCACTCCCTCCTGCAACCCCAAATTCCCTTTAACTTGCTGATGActttctactctctctctctcctgccgaGACATCTTCCCAAGCTCCAAACCTGAGACCCCTGGATGTCCCACCCCAGACATCTCAAATCCATCCAGATTTAAGCCAAGTCCCCTTGCCCCAAACTGCTCCCCTTCTGCTCCTGTTCCCTCGACCCCATCCACTCAGGGCCCAAGCTGGAACGTGGGGCTCCTCCCTGACCCCCCGCCTGATCCCATCAATCCCCTATCCTCCCAGTCCTCTTCCTCATTACCACTCCAGCAGCTCCCCACTGCTCTCTGGCCACCAGCCCTGCCTGGACCTACCCTGCTGGCAGAGGGGCATCCTGAAGGAAATCAGCACCCTGAAAACTCTCCAGTGAAGCCAACCACCTACAGCAGTGGGCACAGGAATCCTTCAGGGTGTTCAACATTGCTGACTCTTGGGCCCAGCCACAGAGTTTGATTAGGTCCGAGCTAGGCCCAGAAATGTGTATTTTGATAAGATGTCCCAGGAGACTCTGATGGGGGAAGAGGAGGCAGCTGTGGACACCTCCCAGCGAAACCTGCCTCCAGAGCCTGGTCAGTGGCTTCCAAGCCCCCCAGGATCTGGGTCCTACCTACCTCTCAGCCTCGGCTCTCACCTCCTCATTCCttactgcacacacacaccttccaGAACTTGCCCTTTCCCCAGAGGGCCATTCTCTTCCTCTTTGTTCACACGGTTTTCTGTGCCTGGGACACTCCTGCCATTGTCCCCCAACCTGACATCTACTGCCCTTCAGACTGCAATGGGGACATCTCTTCCTCCAGACTGGGCATGGACCCCCTCCCTGCACCCCAGTCTCTGTGCTTACAGCCGTCAGAGCCCTAAAATACCCTGTAAATTATCCACCGGTCCCCCCGACATTCGAATGTCAGGTCCTCGAGCACAGGGACGTCTGTCCTGCTCACCCCCATGTTCCCAGTGAAGCCTGTGCCCAGAACATGTTACGTCCAGTAAATGGTTACTGAATGGACGAACATGGATGGCCTCGCATGGAGCTGCCTTCGCTGAGACCCCAGTGCCGTCCCTGCTCCGCAGTGGAAGCTTGGACAACCTCACTCAGCCCTGGCATCCTTACCTGTGAAGCAAGAGGCATGACACCTGCTTGGCAGGTTGTCATGAGGATGCTACGAGATGCTGTGCTCAGTGCCTGACTCAAGCTAAGTGCCACTGTCCCAAACGTGCTGCACGTGGTCCTGTCTTAGGAGCACAGCCAGTAGCTTGGAGCTCCCTGTGGGCAAAGATCAGCCCAAGGATCAGAACAAGGGTTGTAACTGGCCTGAGCCCCTCCCCATCCCATTCCACAAGGAAAGCATGCACGTGTCTGCCAGCTGAGTACAGTCGTGCCAAGAACGCtgcctggccgggcgcggggactcatgcctgtaatctcagcactttgggaggccaaggtcaggagttcaaaaccagcctgatcaacatggtgaaaccctgtctcaactaaaaatacaaaaattagctggatgtggtggtgtgcacctgtaaccccgttactcaggaggctgaggcaggagaatcgcttgaacctgggaggtggaggttgaagtgagctgagattatgccactgaactccagcctgggtgacagagccagactccatctcaaaaaaaaaaaaaaaaagagcactgcCTGGAAGGCTTACTCTCCCCGCTTCCAAAATTTCAGGCTCAGCTAACAAAATGTCCCTTATACGAAGCCCTTCAGCGCCTCTCCAGCCCCTGTGTGCTCCCTGATTTCCATCCCAGAGCCCAGGCTGTCCTCCCTCCCACATGGCAGCATGCCCATGGCCTTGCATTCCAGGATGACTCCCCACATGTGGGAGGCCCTCGCCAAAGCCCTTGGTCTGCTTTGCAGCTCAAAtgcactctctctttttttttttttttttttttttgagacagggtctttctctgtcgcccaggctggaggtggctcaatgccacctccacctcctgggttcaagcgatcctccagactcagcctcctaagtacctgggactacacacatgtgccaccacacgtggccaaattttgtatttttagtagagatgggggtttcaccatgttggccaggcttgtctcaaactcctgacctcacgtgatccacctgcctcggcctcccaaagtgctgggattacaggcatgagccacctgggcTTCCGGCCCAGGAAACAGTTTCTGATTGACCCCACCTGCCTCGGCTCACGCTGCCCACACTATTGTAATTAGCTCTTTCAGCTGTGTTGCCTGGGAAGCATGCATGGGTCACTTTTCAGCAGAGTGATCAGCTCATCCCGGTTTCCCAAGAACCTTCAGCTAGCGCTGAAGTCCCTTGTCCTAGGCAATCCAGGCCAGTTGGTCACCCTACatttcgtgtgtgtgtttgtgtataattAAGATATTTATCCTTTCTCCTATCTCCACGGACACTCCAAGCCTCTCCAAAGCTAGGCAATTGTCTCATGTCTGAGTTAACCTGGGTATCCCTTCTCTACTCTGTCCCAAAGTCTGATGTGCAGTCTCAAGTATAACCTGTAGACTTAGCTTGGGGCCCTTCCTGCCAAGGCGGACGCTGAAAGCCTTGAGATCCTGGCCTTcacagggaaagggagaggggcaGAGGGCAGGCTGAAATAACAGAATGGCATGGAGGACTGGAGCTATGGGTGAGGAGGGCATCGCAAGGCAGGTAAAGTTACAGAAAGCAGAGGAGGTGGGTAGCCTCGAGATGCAGGATGTTTGGGACAGAGTGAAgacagaggagaaaggagggaagataAAGGAGAGCAAAGTCATTTTGCAGGTCTACATAAACCCCCTGGAGTGCTTGGCCAGGGAGGCAAAGCTGACTACCTGCCACTGACCACTCACCACCAATGTGTGTTTTATACCTCTCTCACACTGAGGACATGAGGGGAGGGGAGCCTCAGGTGTAGGTGAGGAAGCACGTGGGAAGTATCCAGGCCAGATGGCTGGGAGCCCCTTCCCCATCAGGTATCCAGGAGTGCTCTTAAAACCCAAAGAGGGTGAGCCTTGCCCTTAGGACTGGAGCAGCAGGTGAATGATGGACTATGAGTAAGTGGTTTACCTTTAGCAGGTGTTGGGCTGTGTAGAAGCCAGCAGGGCCACTGCCCACCACACAGATCTGAGGGGTCTTCTCCTGTGTGGATAAATGGTGGCGGAAGCCTGGGGCCaggcagaggagagggaaaaggTCAAAATTAACTTCTCTCCTCAGTCCCAAACCAACCTGAATATCCAACGGAAGCTGGAACTTCCCAAGCTTCACCCTCACCTGCATCCTCCTTCTCTTGTTCCTCAAGGCTGTGGCATTTGAGGGTCTCTTACTTCATCTGAACCCCCAAAGGCTGTGTGTTCATCCAGAGCCTCACATCTCACCCATGAACCTACTACACCACTGCCAATGGCCTGCCCAATAACACTTCATTCCCTGTCCAATCCGCTGGAATCCCACATCCTTCCAACGGCCTCCACATCATCCCAATCTCGCCCCCGTGGGTCTCCCCACAGTGTCCCTCCTCtaacccctctctctctccacaaaACGCTATATTGCCCATATAGACCCGTCTTATTCCTACAGATCCCTGTTTCGACTCAGACTTCGCCTCTCGCCCCACAGACCTCCGTATCACTCCCCATTCACCCCGTCTCACACCTGTGGATCTCAAAGTCTCTCCTTTTCACCTTTGTTGACCTCTGTCTCTCACCCTAGGAGCCTCACATCTCACGCACAGATCTCCGCCCACCCCCGTACACTACCGCGATCTCGCTAGCAAGAAGACACTCCTTCAGTCTCATCCCtctccagccctgccccagcTCGGCTCCGACCCCTACTCAGCGCTCGCAGGCCTCCCCGCCCTCCCATCCAGCCCCAAAGGCGCCCTGCTCCTACTCGGGGTGCTCCCGGCGGGAGGCGGCCGGGTCCGAGGCCACGCCGACCAGCCCCACCAGCGCCAGCAGCGCGAAGCCATGGCTGGGAACAGCAACCTGCAAGCGGATCCGGTCCTGGCTACTGCCCCGCAGTGCAAGCCCGCCCCTGCCCGGGCCCGCCCACAAGCGAGGCCCTGCCCCTAACCCCGCCCCGCGCGCTCCGGGAAAGCAGAGCGTTGCGGCTCCACCCCTACTCTCAAGAGAATCCCGCCCCCAAAAGAGAGACCCGCCCTTAACTACGCCCCACCGTGGAAGCCCCGCCCCTCAGAGCATCCGGGGTATACGCGATTTAATATATTTCTCCCCAAGCCTAACCTTCCCCCCAAATCCCGGAAGCCTAGAAGACAGCGAATCTCCATTGCTGTTTCAGTCTTTTCCCAAGGAAATAACCAATTAGAAAGGAGCCTATTTTACTTAGCCGCGCCCCTCTCGGGAGGCTCTCGTCGCTCGCTGATGACGCATACGCCCGTGCCATTTGATAGCGAATCCTCCCGCGTGACTTCGTTCCAGCCGATCATTAGTCCGGCTCCAAGCCGGCCTTCCCGCCTTTGGGAAATAACCCGAGTGCGGAAGTCCGGAACAAGGGAGCTCCCGTGCGGAACCCAGCAGCTTCGTTCTTGGACCCCGGGTGTTGTGCCGAGGTAATCCCTCAAATCCCTGTCTTTGTCGGGCCAGGGAGAATATTAAACCCTGGAAAGCTCGTCCCACCTCACCTCCTTTCCCATTACATAGGTGAAGAAAAGGGGGGCGTGGCAGTGTACTAGTACCTATGGTACTAAGTACAGAGCCTCCGACCCCCGTGCAGCCGTGTCGGGACCAGGGTTGAGGTACTCCCCTCGGGTTCAGAATTTAAGGGGGCTCCAAAAcactcagtaatcaagataaatataATACCGCAACGTTTTAAAAGGTCAAAATTAATGCAACAAGTCTatgaccaaaatattttttaaaatcagaacagGATCCGTAGTCACAGCTGACCCAATAAACCTAatccctcttccttttccccatggGCCTTCTTGTCAACCATTACTTCCTTGGAGAAGCCTTTTCTCTGACCCGTCCCCTCCCAAGTTCCAAGGAGTTAAAGCTTCTCATTCCACAGCATCCGACCTTTCCGCATCATGACTTACTACACTGTCGTTTTTAACGAGATTTTAAATTCAAGAataacatacagaaaagtgcacaaatcgTAAGTGTACAACTTGACAATATATCACAAGGTGTAACCATAtaaccaccacccagatcaagaaataaAGCATGGCCAATATCCCAGTAGTCCTCTGTGCCC encodes:
- the FDXR gene encoding LOW QUALITY PROTEIN: NADPH:adrenodoxin oxidoreductase, mitochondrial (The sequence of the model RefSeq protein was modified relative to this genomic sequence to represent the inferred CDS: inserted 1 base in 1 codon) produces the protein MASRCWRWWGWSAWPRTRPPPAGSTPTFGGSDEVRDPXNATALRNKRRRMQVRVKLGKFQLPLDIQEKTPQICVVGSGPAGFYTAQHLLKHPQAHVDIYEKQPVPFGLVRFGVAPDHPEVKNVINTFTQTAHSGRCAFWGNVEVGRDVTVPELREAYHAVVLSYGAEDHRALEIPGEELPGVCSARAFVGWYNGLPENRELEPDLSCDTAVILGQGNVALDVARILLTPPEHLERTDITKAALGVLRQSRVKTVWLVGRRGPLQVAFTIKELREMIQLPGARPILDPADFLGLQDKIKEVPRPRKRLTELLLRTATEKPGPEEAARRASASRAWGLRFFRSPQQVLPSPDGRRAAGVRLAVTRLEGVGEATRAVPTGDMEDLPCGLVLSSVGYKSRPVDPSVPFDSKLGVIPNVEGRVMDVPGLYCSGWVKRGPTGVIATTMTDSFLTGQMLLQDLKAGLLPSGPRPGYAAIQALLSSRGVRPVSFSDWEKLDAEEVARGQGTGKPREKLVDPQEMLRLLGH